Proteins found in one Perca fluviatilis chromosome 9, GENO_Pfluv_1.0, whole genome shotgun sequence genomic segment:
- the micos13 gene encoding MICOS complex subunit MIC13, protein MCQNPHNKSVAGNFIDTARVRRDQTGLSFSRAIQIAFTQAYSWRTWNNSTLKETKLQWTMAARILPVVKLATKLTIAGGALYVACDSGLLGSSEQGSEALEKAKAAIPPAIDEWMKYFGLEAQLPTMPKVEFSPVQAWNSGVRQTISTLSEAPTKATGYTNQCLQYLKDLTK, encoded by the exons ATGTGCCAGAACCCACATAATAAGTCTGTTGCA GGCAACTTTATTGACACAGCCCGTGTACGCAGAGATCAAACAGGGTTGTCCTTCAGCAGAGCTATCCAGATAGCGTTCACTCAAGCTTATTCTTGGCGTACTTGGAATAATAGTACGTTAAAGGAAACTAAACTGCAGTGGACCATGGCGGCAAGGATTTTGCCCGTAGTTAA ACTGGCCACCAAGTTGACCATTGCAGGAGGAGCTCTCTACGTCGCCTGTGACTCTGGTCTGTTGGGAAGCAGTGAGCAAGGCTCTGAGGCCCTGGAGAAGGCCAAGGCTGCAATACCCCCCGCCATAGACGAATGGATGAAGTACTTTGGCCTGGAG GCTCAGCTTCCAACCATGCCTAAGGTTGAATTCTCCCCTGTTCAGGCGTGGAACTCTG GGGTGCGGCAGACAATTTCAACTCTTTCAGAGGCTCCAACAAAAGCAACTGGATACACAAATCAGTGTTTGCAGTACCTGAAAGACCTCACCAAGTGA
- the zmp:0000000521 gene encoding spindlin-1 — protein sequence MSKKRGRKRSSGELSDTLTPDPNSILGVRIQHNWREKGNQSKWKGTVLDRLSVNPSLFMVKYDGFDCVYGIELFKDDRVSNLQVLSEKVVNNKIKMPPGAEELVGKAVEHLFEKEDGEKNEWRGMVLSRAPIMTNWYYITYEKDPVLYMYQLWDDYADGDLRILPEAENKHLLPADRKPGEETESLVGKQVEYVTDKGVKRTGLVIYQVPAKPSVYYIKYDDDFHIHVYDLVKTT from the exons ATGTCCAAGAAAAGGGGCAG AAAGCGGAGTAGCGGGGAGCTGAGTGACACACTGACCCCAGATCCCAACAGCATTCTGGGAGTCCGCATTCAGCATAACTGGCGCGAGAAGGGGAACCAGAGCAAATGGAAGGGAACAGTACTCGACAGGCTTAGTGTGAACCCTTCTCTCTTCATGGTGAAGTATGACGGCTTTGACTGCGTCTATGGCATCGAGCTGTTTAAGGACGACAGGGTGTCGAACCTGCAGGTCCTGTCGGAAAAAGTCG TAAACAACAAGATCAAGATGCCTCCAGGGGCGGAGGAGCTGGTGGGCAAAGCTGTGGAGCATCTGTTTGAAAaggaggatggagagaagaACGAGTGGAGAGGCATGGTCCTCTCTAGAGCTCCAATCATGACCAACTGGTATTATATCACTTATGAAAAGGACCCCGTGCTTTATATGTACCAGCTGTGGGACGACTATGCTGACGGAGACCTCAGGATTCTGCCTGAAGCAG AAAACAAACACCTGTTGCCTGCAGACAGGAAGCCCGGAGAAGAGACGGAGAGTCTGGTGGGGAAACAGGTGGAGTATGTTACTGACAAGGGTGTGAAGAGAACCGGCCTGGTCATCTACCAGGTCCCAGCCAAGCCCTCTGTCTACTATATCAAATATGATGATGACTTTCATATCCATGTCTATGACCTGGTGAAAACCACCTAG
- the LOC120565492 gene encoding serine protease 57-like, with translation MATSYILLLFFVLNGADGTHIVGGRDSVPQSRPYMASLQVQGGHNCGGVLVRQDFVLTAAHCQIPIPYTVVLGADSLTANEPTKQEFSSIRSIPHPDYDGHENDIMLLKLDRSAQLTEAVQLIPLKTSRLNTASRCITAGWGDVADNGTLAIRLQEVNVTTLPQQTCRRRWGMVPITRTMVCGVGARSSQGFCSGDSGGPLVCDGAAAGVVSFSGQLCGNPRTPDVYTRISSFREWITSVLNNN, from the exons ATGGCAACAAGCTACATACTACTGCTGTTCTTTGTCCTAAATG GAGCCGATGGCACTCATATTGTCGGAGGCAGAGATTCTGTCCCCCAATCACGCCCGTACATGGCCTCGCTGCAGGTCCAAGGAGGCCACAACTGTGGGGGAGTCCTGGTGAGACAGGACTTTGTGCTCACAGCAGCACATTGTCAGATACCCAT ACCATACACAGTAGTACTTGGAGCTGATTCCCTGACCGCTAATGAGCCTACAAAGCAGGAGTTCAGTTCAATCAGATCCATTCCACATCCCGACTATGATGGACATGAAAATGATATCATGCTCCTGAAG CTCGACCGTAGCGCCCAACTGACTGAAGCAGTGCAGCTGATTCCTCTGAAAACAAGCAGGCTGAATACAGCTAGTCGGTGCATCACAGCTGGCTGGGGGGATGTAGCTGATAACGGCACCTTAGCAATCAGGCTTCAGGAAGTCAACGTAACCACCCTGCCACAGCAAACATGTCGCAGGAGATGGGGAATGGTTCCCATCACCAGGACTATGGTTTGTGGTGTTGGGGCCCGCAGCTCTCAAGGCTTCTGCTCG GGGGATTCAGGTGGTCCGTTGGTGTGTGATGGAGCTGCTGCAGGCGTCGTCTCCTTCTCCGGCCAGCTATGCGGAAACCCCAGGACCCCTGATGTCTACACACGCATATCATCCTTCAGAGAATGGATTACAAGCGTGCTGAACAACAATTAG
- the LOC120565495 gene encoding duodenase-1-like: MHGLYKFLLFHVLAFLGQSELGSAIIDGKKAPEKSMLYMASVQGDHSRHVCGGFLVSDNFVVTAAHCRVERGKAKVVLGSHDLSRVEKTVKYIEKIFKHPSYKSDTQENDIMLLKLGGKDHWHFKGQPIQLPTSEININEKCSVAGWGFTESNRHTVDVLRVVNVSITNQDVCKKEWSGLPANVICGDKGLCNGDLGGPLVCDGTAVGVASFYKNEACDGPNVYTDISKSLTWINRVLGKKYC; encoded by the exons ATGCACGGCCTTTACAAGTTTCTGCTTTTTCATGTTCTGGCATTTCTCGGACAAAGCG AACTTGGGAGTGCAATCATAGATGGGAAAAAAGCCCCAGAGAAGTCGATGCTGTATATGGCCTCGGTGCAGGGCGATCATAGTCGGCATGTATGTGGAGGATTCCTTGTCAGTGATAACTTTGTGGTCACTGCTGCACACTGTCGTGT ggaaaggggaaaagccaaggTTGTTCTTGGCAGCCACGATCTCAGCCGGGTTGAGAAAACAGTGAAATACATTGAAAAGATCTTTAAACACCCATCCTATAAGAGTGACACACAAGAGAATGACATCATGCTCCTCAAA ctgGGTGGGAAGGATCACTGGCACTTTAAAGGACAACCAATTCAACTTCCAACTTCTGAAATAAACATCAACGAAAAGTGCAGTGTAGCAGGATGGGGTTTCACTGAAAGCAATAGGCATACAGTTGATGTGCTGAGGGTGGTGAATGTGTCTATCACCAACCAGGACGTCTGTAAGAAGGAATGGTCTGGTCTTCCTGCCAATGTTATCTGTGGAGACAAAGGATTATGTAAt GGTGATTTGGGTGGTCCCCTGGTGTGCGACGGGACTGCTGTTGGTGTCGCATCTTTCTACAAAAATGAAGCCTGTGATGGTCCCAACGTCTACACGGATATCTCAAAGAGTCTTACCTGGATCAACAGGGTTctgggaaaaaaatattgttaa
- the LOC120565005 gene encoding duodenase-1-like isoform X2, translating to MHGLYKFLLFHVLAFLGQSELGSAIIDGKKAPEKSMLYMASVQGDHSRHVCGGFLVSDNFVVTAAHCRVEIEKAMVVLGNHDLSRVEKTVKYIEKIFKHPSYKSDTRENDIMLLKLGGKDNWHFKGQPIQLPTSEININEKCSVAGWGFTESNRHTVDVLRVVNVSITNQDVCKKEWSGLPANVICGDKGLCNGDLGGPLVCDGTAVGVASFYKNKACDGPNVYTDISKSLTWIKMVLGKKYC from the exons ATGCACGGCCTTTACAAGTTTCTGCTTTTTCATGTTCTGGCATTTCTCGGACAAAGCG AACTTGGGAGTGCAATCATAGATGGGAAAAAAGCCCCAGAGAAGTCGATGCTGTATATGGCCTCGGTGCAGGGCGATCATAGTCGGCATGTATGTGGAGGATTCCTTGTCAGTGATAACTTTGTGGTCACTGCTGCACACTGTCGTGT GGAAATAGAAAAAGCCATGGTTGTTCTTGGCAACCACGATCTCAGCCGGGTTGAGAAAACAGTGAAATACATTGAAAAGATCTTTAAACACCCATCCTATAAGAGTGACACACGAGAGAATGACATCATGCTCCTCAAA ctgGGTGGGAAGGATAACTGGCACTTTAAAGGACAACCAATTCAACTTCCTACTTCTGAAATAAACATCAACGAAAAGTGCAGTGTAGCAGGATGGGGTTTCACTGAAAGCAATAGGCATACAGTTGATGTGCTGAGGGTGGTGAATGTGTCTATCACCAACCAGGACGTCTGTAAGAAGGAATGGTCTGGTCTTCCTGCCAATGTTATCTGTGGAGACAAAGGATTATGTAAt GGTGATTTGGGTGGTCCCCTGGTGTGCGACGGGACTGCTGTTGGTGTCGCATCTTTCTACAAAAATAAAGCCTGTGATGGTCCCAACGTCTACACGGATATCTCAAAGAGTCTTACCTGGATCAAAATGGTTctgggaaaaaaatattgttaa
- the LOC120565005 gene encoding duodenase-1-like isoform X1, producing MLYMASVQGDHSRHVCGGFLVSDNFVVTAAHCRVEIEKAMVVLGNHDLSRVEKTVKYIEKIFKHPSYKSDTRENDIMLLKLGGKDNWHFKGQPIQLPTSEININEKCSVAGWGFTESNRHTVDVLRVVNVSITNQDVCKKEWSGLPANVICGDKGLCNGDLGGPLVCDGTAVGVASFYKNKACDGPNVYTDISKSLTWIKMVLGKKYC from the exons ATGCTGTATATGGCCTCGGTGCAGGGCGATCATAGTCGGCATGTATGTGGAGGATTCCTTGTCAGTGATAACTTTGTGGTCACTGCTGCACACTGTCGTGT GGAAATAGAAAAAGCCATGGTTGTTCTTGGCAACCACGATCTCAGCCGGGTTGAGAAAACAGTGAAATACATTGAAAAGATCTTTAAACACCCATCCTATAAGAGTGACACACGAGAGAATGACATCATGCTCCTCAAA ctgGGTGGGAAGGATAACTGGCACTTTAAAGGACAACCAATTCAACTTCCTACTTCTGAAATAAACATCAACGAAAAGTGCAGTGTAGCAGGATGGGGTTTCACTGAAAGCAATAGGCATACAGTTGATGTGCTGAGGGTGGTGAATGTGTCTATCACCAACCAGGACGTCTGTAAGAAGGAATGGTCTGGTCTTCCTGCCAATGTTATCTGTGGAGACAAAGGATTATGTAAt GGTGATTTGGGTGGTCCCCTGGTGTGCGACGGGACTGCTGTTGGTGTCGCATCTTTCTACAAAAATAAAGCCTGTGATGGTCCCAACGTCTACACGGATATCTCAAAGAGTCTTACCTGGATCAAAATGGTTctgggaaaaaaatattgttaa
- the LOC120565004 gene encoding duodenase-1-like, protein MHALHQILLFHVLTCLGRNAHGSVIIHGKKAPENSMLYMASVQNSSKHHVCGGFLIRENFVLTAAHCDDEKPTSVVLGTHDLTKADDSMRYSITKFKYPHYENVSNGNDLMLLKLCRSIGLNDRVQQIPLPKDEKNMTENVECSVAGWGYTETSTFRTVDELRVVTVSIINQDVCKKTWVGLPAKVICAGGYKTKKGFCQGDSGGPLVCGGEAVGVVSFNHKSNCNYPHFPNIYMDISKYLVWINKTLEENS, encoded by the exons ATGCATGCTCTGCACCAGATTCTGCTTTTTCATGTTCTGACATGTCTCGGACGAAACG cACATGGAAGTGTAATCATACACGGGAAAAAAGCCCCGGAGAATTCAATGCTGTATATGGCCTCGGTGCAGAACTCCTCCAAACATCATGTATGTGGAGGATTCCTCATCCGTGAAAACTTTGTGCTCACTGCTGCACACTGTGATGATGA AAAACCAACAAGTGTGGTTCTTGGCACCCACGATCTCACAAAGGCTGATGACTCAATGAGGTACAGCATAACGAAATTCAAGTATCCGCACTATGAGAATGTCTCAAATGGGAATGACCTCATGCTCCTCAAA CTGTGTAGGAGCATTGGACTGAACGACAGAGTACAACAAATTCCACTTCCCAAAGATGAAAAGAACATGACAGAAAACGTAGAGTGCAGTGTAGCTGGATGGGGTTATACTGAAActagtacatttagaacagttGATGAGCTGAGAGTGGTGACTGTGTCCATCATTAACCAGGACGTCTGTAAGAAGACATGGGTTGGTCTTCCTGCCAAAGTGATCTGTGCAGGTggatataaaacaaagaaaggaTTCTGTCAG GGTGATTCTGGCGGTCCTCTGGTGTGCGGCGGCGAGGCTGTTGGTGTCGTGTCTTTCAATCACAAGAGCAACTGTAATTACCCACATTTTCCCAACATCTACATGGACATATCAAAATACCTTGTCTGGATCAATAAAACTCTCGAAGAgaatagttaa
- the LOC120565038 gene encoding granzyme B(G,H)-like, protein MMHALHKFVLFHLLMSLGLQALGSDIINGKKVNEKSMLYMASVQNNKGHHVCGGFLINENFVLTAAHCDDLKPTSVVLGTHNLRKVDDSMRYRVTRCKHPSYDNVSKGDDIMLLKLSKKAQLNKRVKPVPLIKAEMKIKEKEKCHVAGWGYTETGGKVVDVLQDVDVPIINLKECKKKWGGNLPANVICAGGYGTKKGFCQGDSGGPLVCNGKAVGVVSFNNKGKCTYPDVPNVYTNISKYLHWISKILKQNKC, encoded by the exons ATGATGCATGCTTTGCACAAGTTTGTGCTTTTTCATCTCCTGATGAGTCTTGGACTTCAGG CACTTGGGAGTGATATCATAAATGGTAAAAAGGTGAATGAGAAGTCGATGCTGTATATGGCCTCGGTGCAGAACAACAAAGGCCATCATGTGTGCGGAGGATTCCTCATCAATGAAAACTTTGTGCTCACTGCTGCGCACTGTGATGACTT GAAGCCTACGAGTGTCGTTCTTGGCACCCACAATCTCAGGAAGGTTGATGACTCAATGAGATACCGTGTAACGAGGTGCAAGCATCCATCTTATGACAATGTCTCAAAAGGGGATGACATCATGCTCCTCAAA CTGTCTAAGAAAGCTCAACTGAACAAACGAGTAAAACCGGTTCCACTTATAAAGGCTgagatgaaaataaaagaaaaagaaaagtgtcaTGTGGCTGGATGGGGATACACGGAAACCGGTGGTAAAGTTGTTGATGTGCTGCAAGACGTGGATGTGCCTATCATTAACCTGAAGGAGTGTAAGAAAAAATGGGGAGGAAATCTCCCAGCCAATGTTATCTGTGCTGGTGGATATGGCACAAAAAAAGGATTCTGTCAG GGCGATTCTGGTGGTCCTCTGGTGTGCAACGGGAAGGCTGTTGGTGTCGTGTCTTTCAACAATAAAGGAAAGTGTACCTACCCAGATGTTCCCAATGTCTATACAAATATATCAAAATACCTTCACTGGATCAGCAAGATTCTCaagcaaaataaatgttga